In one window of Gigantopelta aegis isolate Gae_Host unplaced genomic scaffold, Gae_host_genome ctg4698_pilon_pilon:::debris, whole genome shotgun sequence DNA:
- the LOC121392857 gene encoding uncharacterized protein LOC121392857 — MNFSLFLSIMPPQSKRKSAVGNKSLARPKRRRSARGPATVEETVEPSTSQMSETTTTGPDVSGQSTSQMSETTTTGPGVSAIAAEVIRQLKEEGLVLRQAPSATGTSPAAAKDVRSGPRFGEVISTAPAPSTSQEQPTFITGAIEQLTSGILSPSSPTDGQNSNHSSAAVIAHLNETVLRLIDAALTDKSKQLYRRAFSLLQQFIHTTLYMQCSMPISVYTVALFSAHMVDIGFASSTITTYMSAIGYIHKLGAFKDPTQFFIIRKMLAGLKKINKRQDFRRPLTKHILYQIINALDEVCPTRYNKLMFHSMFLLAFHAFLRIGEITYSGTSRNILQTKNVQFFKKGLQNPSRVEIRFHSFKGHYHTAPITLSLNAQAIKEFCPVHTLYRYLHLRGSSPGCIFVFPGGSTVSYRYFAIY, encoded by the exons ATgaacttttctctttttttgagCATAATGCCACCGCAAAGCAAACGAAAATCGGCCGTGGGAAACAAGTCTCTAGCAAGACCAAAAAGGCGGCGGTCTGCAAGGGGACCAGCAACCGTTGAGGAGACTGTGGAGCCATCCACATCACAGATGTCTGAGACAACAACAACGGGTCCAGATGTGTCGGGGCAATCCACATCACAGATGTCTGAGACAACAACAACGGGTCCCGGTGTGTCGGCAATTGCTGCTGAGGTAATACGCCAATTGAAGGAAGAGGGTTTGGTCCTGCGACAAGCTCCGTCAGCAACAGGAACCAGCCCAGCTGCTGCTAAAGATGTTAGATCGGGGCCGCGTTTCGGGGAAGTAATTTCTACCGCACCAGCGCCCAGTACGTCACAGGAACAGCCGACATTTATCACTGGTGCCATAGAGCAACTGACAA GTGGCATACTTTCACCAAGCAGCCCCACAGATGGACAGAATTCCAACCACAGTTCCGCAGCAGTTATTGCGCATTTAAACGAGACAGTCCTTCGACTCATTGATGCAGCACTAACTGATAAGTCTAAACAGTTATATCGTAGAGCATTCAGTTTGCTACAACAATTCATACACACAACGTTGTATATGCAGTGCTCCATGCCAATTAGTGTATATACAGTGGCATTATTCAGTGCCCACATGGTGGACATTGGCTTTGCTAGTTCAACCATTACAACTTATATGTCAGCTATAGGATATATACATAAGTTGGGGGCCTTTAAAGATCCCACACAGTTTTTCATTATTCGGAAAATGCTAGcaggattaaagaaaataaataaaagacaaGATTTCAGGCGCCCACTGACAAAACATATATTGTATCAAATTATAAATGCTCTGGATGAAGTTTGTCCAACAAGATACAACAAACTTATGTTTCATTCAATGTTTTTACTTGCTTTTCATGCATTTTTGCGCATTGGGGAAATCACCTACAGTGGAACCAGTAGGAATATTCTACAGACAAAGAATGTGCAATTCTTCAAAAAGGGTTTGCAAAATCCTTCCAGAGTGGAGATACGTTTTCACTCTTTCAAGGGTCATTATCACACTGCCCCAATTACCCTATCTCTTAATGCTCAAGCGATAAAGGAATTTTGCCCAGTACATACTTTATACAGGTATCTACATCTTCGAGGTTCTTCTCCgggttgtatttttgtattcccGGGAGGATCTACGGTTTCTTACAGATATTTTGCAATATATTGA